A genome region from Gammaproteobacteria bacterium includes the following:
- the motA gene encoding flagellar motor stator protein MotA yields the protein MKVIIGYIMVTAMVLGGYLMAHGVLIALWQPAELVIIFGGALGAFIVGNPPKILKVTPREVVKAFKGSPYSKTVYLDLLGLMYELFSKSRKEGLMALEADIEEPSESEIFNKYPKISADHHVVEFICDYIRLMVGGTMNPFELENLMDVELETHHHEAHMPSAAMANLADSLPAFGIVAAVMGVVITMGSLGGPVEEIGAHVAAALVGTFLGILLGYGFFGPLAQAMGDVCEDEGKFYQCIKVCILATLNGYNPQVAIEFGRKSLLPSVRPGFLELEEFVKGSK from the coding sequence ATGAAAGTCATTATTGGTTACATAATGGTTACGGCCATGGTGCTCGGTGGCTACTTGATGGCGCACGGTGTCTTGATAGCATTGTGGCAGCCAGCTGAGTTAGTCATTATATTTGGCGGTGCGCTGGGTGCTTTCATTGTGGGCAACCCGCCCAAGATTTTGAAGGTGACACCCAGGGAGGTAGTCAAGGCATTTAAAGGCTCTCCCTATAGCAAAACGGTCTATCTGGATCTGTTGGGTTTGATGTACGAGTTGTTCAGTAAGTCCCGTAAAGAGGGGTTGATGGCGCTGGAGGCGGATATTGAAGAGCCTTCGGAGAGTGAGATATTCAATAAATACCCCAAAATTTCGGCTGACCACCATGTGGTGGAGTTCATTTGTGATTATATTCGTTTGATGGTCGGGGGGACGATGAACCCCTTCGAGTTAGAAAATTTGATGGATGTTGAGCTAGAGACTCACCACCACGAGGCTCATATGCCGAGTGCGGCCATGGCTAATCTGGCAGATAGCCTGCCCGCTTTTGGTATTGTGGCGGCGGTTATGGGGGTGGTTATCACCATGGGTTCACTGGGTGGCCCGGTTGAAGAGATTGGTGCTCATGTTGCTGCGGCTCTGGTTGGAACTTTTCTAGGAATTTTGTTGGGTTATGGCTTCTTTGGCCCGCTGGCTCAGGCGATGGGCGATGTGTGTGAAGATGAGGGTAAGTTTTATCAGTGTATAAAGGTCTGTATTTTGGCAACGCTGAATGGCTACAACCCCCAAGTAGCGATTGAGTTTGGCCGTAAGAGTCTTTTACCGAGTGTTCGCCCCGGCTTTTTGGAGCTGGAGGAGTTTGTTAAGGGTAGTAAGTAA